The following coding sequences are from one Nitrospiraceae bacterium window:
- the ftsX gene encoding permease-like cell division protein FtsX, producing the protein MRTIFYLLREAWANLRTNRTTTMVAILTTAFTLACVGIFLLLFVNLRAAAGWLQEDVKIMVYLDDRVSRESAATIEQQLRSDRALASLVFISKEQALGEFKAQFPSESHLLEGLGQNPLPASFVVTLSPQYRAPDAVKRWAERVRTITGVAKVDYNQDWINALATVIRSIELIAIGVGVVLSAAAVTIIGNTIRLTLYARRDELAILRLIGATRTFIHIPYLLEGAALGALGSTVSLIMLKVVYEVFRQQVRAMGRLAGLEQMVTFFSPEICLALIIVGMGLGCAGSFVSLRRFVEAKV; encoded by the coding sequence ATGAGAACCATCTTCTACCTGTTACGGGAGGCGTGGGCCAACCTCCGGACCAACCGGACCACGACGATGGTGGCCATCCTGACCACGGCCTTTACACTGGCCTGTGTCGGCATTTTTCTGTTGCTCTTTGTGAATCTGCGCGCCGCGGCCGGCTGGCTCCAGGAGGACGTCAAGATTATGGTCTATCTGGATGATCGGGTCTCGCGCGAATCGGCGGCGACGATCGAACAACAGTTGCGAAGCGATCGTGCGCTCGCGTCATTAGTGTTTATCTCCAAAGAACAGGCGCTCGGTGAATTCAAAGCACAGTTTCCGTCAGAATCCCATCTCCTCGAGGGGTTGGGGCAGAATCCGTTGCCGGCCTCGTTTGTCGTCACCTTATCCCCGCAATATCGCGCGCCGGATGCCGTCAAGCGCTGGGCGGAACGTGTCCGGACTATCACAGGGGTTGCGAAGGTCGATTATAATCAGGATTGGATCAATGCCTTGGCGACCGTGATACGGTCCATTGAGTTGATTGCCATCGGAGTGGGAGTCGTGTTGTCGGCCGCGGCGGTGACGATTATCGGAAATACGATACGGCTCACGCTCTATGCGCGGCGTGACGAATTGGCCATTCTTCGGCTCATCGGAGCGACCAGGACCTTTATTCACATCCCCTATCTGCTGGAAGGAGCGGCGCTGGGTGCCTTAGGCAGTACGGTGTCGCTGATCATGTTGAAGGTCGTCTACGAAGTGTTTCGACAACAAGTGCGTGCGATGGGCCGCCTGGCCGGTTTGGAGCAGATGGTGACATTTTTCTCTCCTGAGATCTGCCTAGCATTGATCATCGTCGGGATGGGGCTCGGCTGCGCCGGCAGCTTCGTCTCGCTGCGGCGTTTCGTGGAGGCGAAGGTATGA
- the thiE gene encoding thiamine phosphate synthase, giving the protein MPAVDFRLLLVTDRQQTGGRPLLDVLTSALAAGVRAIQLRERDLSSRDLLRLARDVQRLTIASGAQLLINDRVDVAMTLDNVGVHLRANSLPVTVARKLLGGQRVIGLSAHSVDEVVRGEAEGADYVVLGPVYETPSKAMYGAPLGVRALEEACRRIRVPVIGIGGVTATRARDVRRAGVFGVAVVTAVLAADDVERAVRELLDAVSMSSS; this is encoded by the coding sequence ATGCCCGCCGTTGATTTTCGTCTGCTGCTCGTCACCGATCGTCAACAGACCGGTGGACGCCCGCTGCTCGATGTGCTGACGAGTGCACTCGCGGCCGGTGTCCGAGCCATTCAGCTTCGCGAACGCGATCTCTCTTCACGTGACCTGCTGCGTCTTGCACGGGACGTGCAGCGGCTCACGATCGCCTCAGGAGCTCAGCTCCTGATCAATGACCGCGTCGACGTCGCGATGACGCTCGACAACGTGGGCGTGCACTTGCGGGCGAATAGTCTGCCGGTCACCGTGGCGAGGAAACTGCTCGGAGGACAGCGTGTCATCGGACTCTCCGCGCATTCCGTCGACGAAGTGGTGCGCGGCGAAGCCGAAGGAGCCGATTATGTGGTCCTCGGGCCCGTTTATGAGACGCCGTCGAAAGCTATGTACGGCGCGCCGCTCGGAGTGCGTGCGCTCGAAGAAGCGTGTCGACGTATCCGCGTGCCGGTGATCGGCATCGGCGGAGTGACGGCGACGCGCGCGCGCGACGTGCGACGCGCCGGTGTGTTCGGCGTCGCGGTGGTAACGGCCGTGCTCGCTGCGGATGATGTCGAACGCGCGGTGCGTGAGTTGCTCGATGCAGTGTCGATGTCGTCGTCATGA
- the thiS gene encoding sulfur carrier protein ThiS — protein MVESIQIQVNGESRPWRAGATVGELLRELDITSERVAVELNLEILDRKEFDRRGIKDGDRLEILSFIGGGGVNRAITPRTVDSVWSGR, from the coding sequence ATGGTCGAATCCATTCAAATCCAGGTGAACGGGGAATCGCGTCCCTGGCGGGCAGGGGCGACGGTCGGAGAACTGCTGCGCGAACTGGATATCACGAGCGAGCGCGTCGCGGTCGAGCTGAACCTGGAAATCCTGGATCGCAAAGAGTTTGATCGGCGCGGGATCAAGGACGGCGACCGGCTGGAGATTCTCAGCTTTATCGGCGGCGGCGGTGTAAATAGAGCAATCACTCCCAGGACCGTCGATAGTGTATGGAGTGGACGATGA
- the ftsE gene encoding cell division ATP-binding protein FtsE has product MIQLIHVFKYYNRRAALTDVTLDIEKGEFVLLMGPSGSGKSTLLRMLIGAEQPDDGHVFVQGKNVTKLKSSEIPYLRRKIGTVFQDFRLLPKKSVFDNVALPLVVQGASAVDIRRKVTEALRAVGVDHKRDQLPVGLSTGEQQRVCVARAIVNGPVVLLADEPTGNLDPGLTSEIMELFKLINARGTTVVVATHDPLVMAQVNRRVVKLEQGMLLPEQRVLA; this is encoded by the coding sequence ATGATTCAACTGATTCACGTCTTCAAGTACTATAATCGGAGAGCGGCGCTCACGGATGTCACGCTCGACATCGAAAAGGGCGAATTCGTATTGCTGATGGGACCGAGCGGGTCCGGGAAATCGACGCTCCTCCGGATGCTGATCGGGGCCGAACAGCCGGACGACGGACATGTGTTCGTGCAGGGCAAGAACGTCACGAAACTCAAGTCTTCGGAAATCCCCTATCTGCGCCGAAAGATCGGGACGGTCTTTCAAGACTTCCGCCTCTTGCCGAAAAAGTCCGTCTTTGACAACGTGGCGCTGCCGCTGGTCGTGCAGGGAGCCTCGGCGGTCGACATCCGCCGCAAGGTGACCGAGGCGTTGCGAGCGGTCGGTGTAGACCACAAGCGAGACCAGTTGCCCGTCGGTTTGTCGACAGGAGAGCAACAGCGCGTCTGCGTTGCCCGGGCGATTGTAAACGGTCCGGTGGTGTTGCTGGCCGATGAGCCGACCGGGAATTTGGATCCCGGACTTACCAGCGAGATCATGGAACTCTTCAAACTCATCAACGCCCGTGGCACGACGGTCGTTGTGGCCACTCACGATCCGCTCGTCATGGCGCAAGTTAATCGACGGGTGGTCAAGCTGGAGCAGGGGATGTTGCTGCCGGAACAGCGGGTGCTGGCATGA
- a CDS encoding histidinol-phosphatase, giving the protein MFEHNQQVATLFRSMADLLAARRDNPYRIRAYHRAADSIEGLEEDVADVARRQVLEDIDGVGRDLADKIVEILQTGTFQAYEALRTPLPDEVKHWAGLPGLSESLVSYLYTRLNIRTLPALEQLVRSHLLRTIPGFSGSEETLLEAIRRLRT; this is encoded by the coding sequence ATGTTTGAGCACAATCAACAGGTGGCGACACTCTTTCGATCCATGGCCGACCTCTTGGCGGCGCGGCGCGACAATCCCTATCGGATCAGAGCCTATCACCGGGCGGCGGACAGCATCGAGGGGCTTGAGGAAGACGTGGCGGACGTCGCGAGACGACAGGTGCTGGAAGACATTGACGGGGTCGGCCGGGACTTAGCGGATAAGATTGTGGAGATTTTGCAGACGGGGACCTTCCAAGCGTATGAGGCGTTGCGGACCCCGCTTCCCGACGAAGTCAAACACTGGGCGGGCCTGCCGGGCCTCTCAGAATCACTCGTGAGTTACCTGTACACCCGTCTCAACATTCGAACCCTGCCCGCCCTCGAACAGCTTGTGCGATCGCACCTGCTTCGGACGATCCCCGGGTTTTCCGGGTCGGAGGAGACGCTTCTGGAGGCCATTCGACGGCTGCGTACTTAG
- a CDS encoding peptidoglycan DD-metalloendopeptidase family protein, producing the protein MTRSRQLLLAAVIAGSLSPMVSIGAGTDTLSDKIEKERKTLDQLKDQIEEKRKQADEAGKKRDSVLQGLQSLDERLVQYRQAHQDISRKVRKKDQEIDTLTRQMSSLREHIDERRDAILARLRIQYMEGRLGHWKTLLASDSYGDFQRRLLYLSAVSERDYALMETFRADVELMQRAERQREDARTNMLVYKQSTEKHLNDIKALKKEKRVYLTSITHEKESYERALQELERSASRVDSLLRELENRRRAAMVKPPAGSLPRGLKGLLPWPAEGSVITYFGRQKHPTFNTYVQRKGIEIRTSEGSSIHAVMPGTVVYADWLKGYGLVIIIDHANGFFSLYAHASKILTSVGAQVTAGQAIGETGDTGMTGENTLYFELREGADPVDPLQWLAKR; encoded by the coding sequence ATGACGAGGTCGAGGCAGCTGTTGCTCGCCGCCGTGATCGCGGGAAGTCTCTCTCCCATGGTATCGATCGGAGCCGGAACCGACACGCTGAGCGACAAGATCGAAAAGGAACGCAAGACGCTCGATCAACTCAAGGATCAGATTGAAGAAAAGCGCAAGCAAGCGGATGAGGCAGGCAAAAAGCGCGATTCGGTGTTACAGGGGCTTCAATCATTGGACGAACGACTCGTCCAATATCGACAGGCGCATCAGGATATCAGCCGGAAGGTCCGGAAGAAGGATCAGGAAATCGACACGCTCACGCGGCAGATGTCGTCTCTCCGGGAGCACATCGACGAACGTCGGGATGCGATCTTAGCCCGCCTGCGCATCCAATATATGGAAGGGCGGCTGGGCCATTGGAAAACGCTGCTGGCCTCGGATTCGTACGGTGACTTCCAGCGGCGGCTTTTGTATCTTTCTGCCGTCTCGGAACGGGACTATGCACTGATGGAAACCTTCCGCGCCGATGTCGAGCTGATGCAACGAGCGGAGCGCCAACGGGAGGACGCCCGTACCAACATGCTGGTCTATAAGCAGAGCACCGAAAAACACCTGAACGATATCAAAGCGCTCAAAAAGGAAAAGAGGGTGTATCTGACCAGCATCACCCATGAAAAGGAATCGTACGAGCGAGCCCTGCAGGAGCTTGAGCGATCCGCCTCGCGGGTCGACAGCCTCCTGCGCGAACTGGAAAACCGCCGTCGCGCTGCGATGGTCAAGCCCCCCGCCGGGAGCCTGCCGCGCGGATTGAAAGGCCTACTACCCTGGCCGGCGGAAGGGAGCGTCATCACGTATTTCGGCCGGCAGAAACATCCGACCTTCAATACCTACGTGCAGCGGAAGGGCATTGAAATCCGGACGTCCGAAGGGAGCAGCATCCATGCGGTCATGCCGGGCACCGTGGTCTATGCCGACTGGTTGAAAGGATACGGACTCGTTATAATTATCGATCATGCCAACGGGTTCTTTTCACTCTACGCCCATGCGTCCAAGATTCTCACCTCGGTAGGAGCGCAGGTGACGGCCGGTCAGGCGATCGGCGAAACCGGAGATACGGGCATGACGGGCGAAAATACTTTATACTTCGAGCTGCGAGAGGGGGCGGACCCCGTCGACCCCCTCCAATGGTTGGCGAAACGATAA
- a CDS encoding S41 family peptidase has product MEQYPRRRFWLMAPLIAIAIAIVFGVLIGKGWERTGHATETYEELKTFSEVLTQVQKNYVDETKVKDLVQGAIRGMLSTLDPHSAYMTPEMYKEMQVETKGEFGGVGIQIGVKENRLAVIAPIEGTPAHRAGIKAGDFITKVNDESTKDLTLMDAVQKMRGPKGTKVNLTVQRDGTPDLLQFTLIRDTIKIESVKAKTMENMGYVRLTQFQEATGRDLSKALKQFKEQKVQGTILDLRNNPGGLLTAAVEVSEQFLPSGKLVVYTKGRESKKDEWLAKGKDQMEDAPMIILVNEGSASASEIVAGALQDWGRAVIVGTTSFGKGSVQTILPLGDGSGLRLTTAKYYTPKGRSIQSTGITPDIVVKVQPTTTAKAGEGKSGEKEADAKTAKPPAAKDQPATNGKPSEEGTKNGTTPAPLSFDVAGEPSLEQDVQLQKAVELLKSWKIFKGLPQAQS; this is encoded by the coding sequence ATGGAACAGTATCCACGACGACGTTTCTGGCTGATGGCACCGCTGATCGCGATCGCGATCGCGATCGTGTTCGGGGTCCTCATCGGCAAAGGCTGGGAGCGAACGGGGCATGCGACGGAAACGTATGAGGAACTGAAGACCTTTTCAGAGGTCCTGACCCAGGTGCAGAAAAATTATGTCGATGAGACCAAAGTCAAGGACCTCGTGCAGGGAGCGATTCGCGGCATGTTGTCGACCCTCGATCCCCACTCGGCCTATATGACGCCCGAGATGTACAAGGAGATGCAGGTGGAGACGAAGGGTGAGTTCGGCGGCGTCGGGATCCAGATCGGCGTGAAAGAAAATCGCCTGGCTGTGATCGCGCCGATCGAAGGCACGCCCGCTCACCGTGCGGGTATCAAAGCCGGCGACTTCATCACCAAGGTCAACGATGAGTCCACCAAAGATCTGACGCTGATGGATGCGGTGCAAAAGATGCGGGGACCGAAGGGGACCAAGGTGAACCTGACCGTGCAACGGGACGGCACACCGGACCTCCTGCAGTTCACGCTCATCCGCGATACGATCAAGATCGAGAGCGTCAAAGCCAAAACGATGGAGAATATGGGGTACGTCCGGTTGACTCAGTTTCAGGAAGCGACCGGCCGGGATCTGAGCAAAGCGCTGAAACAGTTCAAAGAGCAAAAAGTTCAAGGGACGATCTTGGATTTGCGGAATAATCCGGGCGGGTTACTGACGGCAGCGGTGGAAGTGTCCGAGCAATTCCTCCCCAGCGGGAAGTTGGTGGTCTACACGAAAGGGCGCGAGAGTAAGAAGGACGAATGGTTAGCAAAAGGCAAGGATCAGATGGAAGACGCCCCTATGATTATTCTGGTGAACGAAGGGTCGGCCAGCGCGTCTGAAATTGTTGCCGGGGCGTTGCAGGATTGGGGACGGGCGGTGATTGTCGGGACGACGTCGTTTGGGAAGGGTTCGGTGCAGACCATACTCCCGCTCGGGGACGGGTCGGGGCTGCGCCTCACCACGGCAAAGTACTACACCCCGAAGGGCCGGTCGATCCAGTCGACGGGCATCACGCCGGATATTGTCGTGAAGGTGCAACCAACGACCACGGCGAAGGCGGGCGAGGGGAAGTCGGGTGAAAAAGAAGCTGACGCCAAGACCGCAAAACCGCCGGCCGCGAAAGACCAACCGGCTACGAACGGGAAACCGTCGGAAGAGGGAACCAAGAACGGGACGACACCGGCGCCGCTATCGTTTGATGTGGCGGGCGAGCCTTCACTGGAGCAAGACGTGCAGCTGCAGAAAGCCGTGGAGCTCTTAAAGAGCTGGAAGATTTTCAAGGGACTCCCTCAGGCGCAGTCCTAA
- the prcB gene encoding proteasome subunit beta, with the protein MKLPFLPNHDDASFFNFLTRHHPDLTPAGRSWTASTPAPIESPRAQVPMTVPQATTVLAIKYQQGVVIAGDRRATEGYQIAERRIEKVFKIDEYSAMAIAGAAGPCIEMAKLFQTELEHYEKLEGVQLSCEGKANKLGQMVKANLPMVFQGLVVMPLYVGYDMKRTEGRIFKYDLAGGRYEESDYHAIGSGGKDARNTMREHFTKGMAEQDALKLALLALYNAADDDVGTGGPDLVRGIYPTAKIVNATGITDVSEQQIRGIYDGVLATRRSKES; encoded by the coding sequence ATGAAGCTGCCATTTCTGCCAAACCATGACGACGCGAGTTTCTTCAACTTCCTGACCCGTCACCATCCCGACCTCACCCCTGCAGGCAGGAGTTGGACCGCTTCGACGCCGGCTCCGATCGAATCGCCTCGTGCGCAGGTGCCGATGACAGTTCCCCAGGCCACGACGGTTCTGGCGATCAAGTACCAGCAGGGGGTGGTGATTGCGGGCGATCGGCGCGCGACCGAAGGGTACCAGATTGCCGAGCGGCGGATCGAAAAGGTGTTCAAAATCGACGAGTATTCCGCCATGGCGATCGCGGGAGCCGCCGGGCCGTGCATCGAAATGGCCAAGTTGTTCCAAACCGAGTTGGAGCACTACGAAAAACTCGAAGGGGTCCAACTGTCCTGCGAGGGGAAGGCCAACAAGCTCGGACAGATGGTCAAGGCCAACCTGCCGATGGTGTTTCAGGGGCTCGTCGTGATGCCGCTCTACGTCGGCTACGATATGAAACGCACCGAAGGGCGGATCTTCAAGTACGATCTCGCCGGAGGACGCTACGAAGAGTCGGACTATCATGCCATTGGATCCGGCGGCAAAGATGCGCGCAATACGATGCGGGAACATTTCACAAAAGGGATGGCCGAACAGGATGCGCTGAAACTGGCCCTCCTTGCCCTTTACAACGCGGCGGATGACGATGTCGGGACCGGCGGGCCGGATCTTGTGCGGGGTATCTATCCGACGGCCAAAATCGTGAATGCCACCGGCATCACCGACGTGTCCGAACAACAGATCCGCGGAATCTACGACGGGGTCCTCGCCACCAGACGGTCCAAGGAGAGCTGA
- a CDS encoding thiazole synthase: MNTNDRLTIAGREFKSRLWVGTGKYKDFIETQKAIEASGAEVVTVAVRRVNITDRSKENLLDYLDPKKYVILPNTAGCYTVEDAVRYARLARAAGVSDLVKLEVLGDEKTLFPDTAGLIEAAKILIKEGFIVLPYTNDDPIVAKKLVDIGCPAVMPLAAPIGSGLGIRNPYNLKIIMEQVKIPVIVDAGVGTASDAALAMEYGADAVLMNTAIAGAQDPIAMAEAMKYAVHAGRLAYKAGRIPRKLYATASSPIEGML, translated from the coding sequence ATGAACACGAATGATCGGCTGACGATTGCCGGACGAGAATTCAAATCCCGCTTGTGGGTGGGAACCGGCAAGTACAAGGATTTTATCGAAACGCAAAAGGCGATCGAAGCCTCGGGGGCTGAGGTCGTCACGGTCGCGGTCCGTCGGGTCAACATTACAGATCGTTCCAAAGAGAATCTGCTCGACTATCTCGATCCCAAGAAGTACGTCATCCTCCCCAATACGGCGGGGTGCTATACCGTCGAAGACGCCGTGCGCTATGCGCGGCTCGCGCGGGCGGCAGGCGTGTCCGATCTGGTCAAGCTCGAAGTGCTGGGCGATGAGAAAACGCTGTTCCCCGATACCGCCGGGCTGATCGAAGCCGCCAAAATTCTGATCAAGGAAGGATTCATCGTCCTGCCCTATACGAACGACGACCCCATCGTGGCCAAGAAGCTGGTGGATATCGGCTGCCCCGCGGTGATGCCGTTGGCGGCGCCGATCGGGTCCGGTCTAGGCATTCGTAATCCCTACAATCTCAAGATCATCATGGAGCAGGTCAAGATTCCCGTCATCGTCGACGCCGGTGTCGGGACGGCATCCGACGCGGCGCTGGCGATGGAGTATGGAGCCGACGCGGTGCTCATGAACACGGCGATTGCCGGTGCCCAGGATCCGATTGCCATGGCCGAAGCGATGAAATACGCCGTGCATGCCGGACGTCTGGCCTACAAAGCCGGACGCATTCCGCGAAAGTTGTACGCCACGGCCAGCAGTCCCATCGAGGGGATGTTATAG
- the arc gene encoding proteasome ATPase, which produces MEDELRRLYQSRYQLDQATKQNEKLVATLQESKAQIEALRAEVEKLTAPPSTYAIFSSLNPDGTGNVYVSGRKMKVSLHPSIKAKALRKGQEVVLNEALNVIEAKAFDVQGEVVRLKDVLEGNRALVTLHFDEEKVAELGDPLLLERLSVGDHLLYDPRSGCVIEKLPKSEAEELVLEEVPDVDYAQIGGLQHELEQVRDAVELPFLHPALFSDFKLSAPKGVLLYGPPGCGKTLIAKAVANSIAKKLGHLTGKEVRSYFLHVKGPELLNKYVGESERQVREVFKKAKERAADGNPVIVFFDEMDALFRTRGTGISSDVESTIVPQFLSEIDGVERLRNVIVIGASNRQDLIDPAVLRAGRLDVKVRVGRPDAVAAKDIFSKYLSPDLPFAEDELKRHGGDAQALVEHLTTITVDAMYAASEENKFIEVTYANGEKEILYFKDFASGALIEGIVARAKKYAVKRAIAQEGRGLRSEDLIRAIREEFKEHEDLPNTTNPDDWAKVAGKKGEKIVHLRTISGGSTESRQIETMTTGHYL; this is translated from the coding sequence ATGGAAGACGAACTCCGCCGGCTGTATCAATCCCGGTACCAGCTCGACCAAGCCACCAAACAGAACGAGAAGTTGGTCGCCACGCTTCAGGAATCCAAGGCGCAGATCGAAGCCTTGCGCGCCGAAGTCGAAAAACTGACGGCACCGCCGTCCACCTACGCCATCTTTTCCAGTTTGAATCCGGACGGAACGGGGAACGTCTACGTCTCCGGACGGAAGATGAAGGTCAGCCTGCATCCGTCGATCAAAGCGAAAGCGCTCCGCAAGGGACAAGAGGTCGTCCTGAACGAGGCGCTCAACGTCATCGAGGCCAAGGCCTTCGACGTGCAGGGAGAAGTCGTCAGGCTGAAGGACGTGTTGGAAGGCAACCGCGCGTTGGTGACGCTGCATTTTGATGAAGAGAAAGTCGCCGAGCTGGGCGATCCGTTGTTGCTCGAGCGGCTGAGCGTCGGCGATCACCTGCTCTACGATCCGCGGTCTGGCTGCGTCATCGAAAAACTGCCGAAGTCCGAGGCCGAGGAGTTGGTCCTGGAAGAAGTGCCTGACGTCGACTATGCCCAGATCGGCGGGTTGCAGCATGAGCTCGAACAGGTGCGCGACGCCGTGGAATTGCCGTTCCTGCACCCGGCACTCTTCTCGGATTTCAAACTCAGTGCGCCAAAGGGCGTATTACTCTATGGGCCGCCGGGCTGCGGGAAAACATTGATCGCAAAGGCCGTGGCGAATTCCATCGCGAAGAAACTCGGGCATCTGACGGGCAAGGAAGTCCGCAGCTACTTCCTGCACGTGAAGGGGCCGGAGTTGCTGAATAAATATGTCGGCGAATCCGAGCGTCAGGTGCGCGAAGTCTTCAAGAAGGCGAAGGAACGGGCCGCGGACGGCAATCCCGTCATCGTGTTCTTCGATGAAATGGACGCACTCTTCAGAACACGGGGCACGGGGATTTCCTCCGATGTTGAGTCGACCATCGTGCCGCAGTTCCTGTCCGAGATCGACGGCGTCGAGCGGTTGCGGAACGTCATCGTGATCGGCGCGAGCAACCGGCAGGATTTGATCGACCCGGCCGTTCTGCGTGCCGGCCGGCTGGACGTGAAGGTCAGGGTCGGGCGCCCGGATGCCGTGGCGGCGAAGGATATCTTCTCCAAGTACCTGAGCCCGGACCTGCCGTTCGCCGAGGACGAGTTGAAGCGTCATGGCGGAGACGCCCAGGCGCTGGTCGAGCACTTAACCACGATAACCGTGGACGCGATGTACGCCGCCTCGGAGGAGAACAAATTCATCGAGGTGACCTACGCCAACGGTGAGAAAGAAATTCTCTACTTCAAAGACTTTGCGAGCGGTGCGTTGATTGAAGGCATCGTCGCGCGAGCGAAGAAGTACGCGGTCAAGCGCGCGATTGCGCAGGAAGGCCGCGGGCTGCGCTCCGAAGATCTGATCCGCGCGATCCGGGAAGAGTTCAAGGAGCACGAAGACCTCCCCAATACGACCAACCCCGATGACTGGGCCAAGGTCGCCGGCAAGAAAGGTGAAAAGATCGTCCACCTCCGGACGATCAGCGGCGGATCGACCGAGTCGCGACAGATTGAAACCATGACGACGGGCCATTATCTGTAA
- the dop gene encoding depupylase/deamidase Dop: MPDVKPPTTSRVLGTETEFGIASRDATASDPVSNSIAVIGHYPGLPAPQAIWDYENENPLLDARGFEVDGERERPNPDYNRQLNKVLANGGRLYVDGAHPEYSIPECTNAREVVAFERIGERILAQSLDRMTSARGRELCVIYKNNSDGKGNSYGYHENYLVSRSVPFDRLVKVLAPFFVTRPIYAGAGKVGAENQTSPAEYQISQRADFFECLVDLNTMVRRPIVNSRDEPHADYGKYRRLHVIVGDANMAEVSTYLKVGTLNIVLELVEAGADLPQFDLEDPVFAIKQVSRDLTMNGTLKLAGGRATTAVAIQCAYLKAAMNFYACHEISQVTKDILVRWEEVLEKLERDPRTLVRELDWVAKRHLIESYMERKGCGWDDPRVRLMDLQYHDVRQDRGLYYTLERSNMIERVVQEAEIVRAEFTPPSGTRAYFRGRCAGKFGKSLYGASWTSVLFDIGNTTIKKVPLMDPLRGTESLTAELFEQSDSAASLLERLKA; this comes from the coding sequence ATGCCAGACGTGAAACCGCCGACGACTTCTCGCGTACTGGGAACGGAAACGGAGTTCGGGATCGCGTCACGCGATGCCACTGCTTCCGATCCCGTGTCGAACTCGATCGCCGTGATCGGGCATTACCCCGGACTGCCGGCGCCGCAAGCCATCTGGGATTACGAAAACGAGAACCCGTTGCTCGACGCGCGGGGATTTGAGGTGGACGGGGAGCGGGAACGGCCCAATCCGGACTACAACCGGCAACTCAATAAGGTGTTGGCGAACGGCGGACGTCTCTACGTCGATGGCGCCCACCCCGAGTACTCGATTCCCGAATGCACCAACGCGCGGGAAGTCGTGGCGTTCGAGCGGATCGGGGAGCGCATCCTCGCCCAGTCTCTTGATCGCATGACGAGCGCGAGGGGCCGCGAACTGTGCGTCATCTACAAGAACAACTCCGACGGGAAAGGCAATAGCTACGGGTACCACGAGAACTATCTCGTCTCTCGATCGGTGCCGTTCGACCGTCTGGTCAAGGTGCTCGCGCCGTTCTTCGTGACCAGGCCCATCTATGCCGGGGCGGGGAAGGTCGGAGCGGAGAACCAGACCAGTCCGGCCGAGTACCAGATCTCCCAACGAGCCGATTTCTTCGAATGCCTCGTCGACCTCAATACGATGGTCCGGCGGCCGATCGTCAATTCACGCGACGAACCCCATGCCGACTACGGAAAATATCGCCGCCTGCACGTCATCGTCGGCGATGCGAACATGGCGGAGGTGTCAACCTATCTGAAAGTCGGAACCCTCAATATCGTGCTTGAGCTGGTAGAGGCAGGGGCGGACTTGCCGCAGTTCGACCTGGAAGATCCGGTCTTCGCGATCAAACAGGTGTCGCGCGACCTAACGATGAACGGCACGCTCAAGCTCGCCGGAGGTCGCGCCACGACTGCCGTGGCGATTCAGTGCGCATACCTGAAGGCGGCAATGAATTTCTACGCCTGCCACGAAATCAGCCAGGTCACCAAGGATATCCTGGTCCGATGGGAAGAGGTGCTGGAGAAACTCGAGCGGGACCCCCGGACACTGGTGCGCGAGCTGGATTGGGTGGCCAAGCGCCATCTCATCGAATCGTACATGGAGCGGAAGGGGTGCGGATGGGACGACCCGCGCGTGCGGCTCATGGATCTGCAGTACCACGACGTCCGTCAGGACAGGGGTCTCTACTACACGCTGGAGCGCAGCAACATGATCGAGCGTGTGGTGCAGGAGGCCGAAATCGTGCGCGCCGAATTCACGCCGCCTTCCGGGACCCGCGCCTACTTCCGCGGCCGGTGCGCCGGGAAGTTCGGCAAGTCCTTGTACGGTGCGAGCTGGACGTCTGTGCTCTTCGACATCGGCAACACCACCATTAAGAAAGTTCCGCTCATGGACCCGCTTCGCGGGACCGAGTCGCTGACCGCCGAACTGTTCGAACAGTCAGACAGCGCGGCGTCTTTGCTCGAGAGACTGAAGGCGTGA